Proteins from a genomic interval of Micromonospora sp. NBC_00389:
- a CDS encoding ATP-dependent DNA ligase yields the protein MAREHPAQYILWNLLADVGGQVVVNAPLFERRARLAELFEDAPAQLTLRPQTTDMDEVGEWLTTYTAAGIGGVVVKRLDGRYEPGRPGWRKFRVRAGDRGDHRRPSVAG from the coding sequence ATGGCGCGGGAACACCCGGCGCAGTACATCCTATGGAATCTGCTCGCCGACGTTGGCGGCCAGGTCGTGGTCAACGCGCCGCTGTTCGAGCGACGGGCCCGGCTCGCGGAGCTGTTCGAGGATGCGCCCGCGCAGCTGACCCTCAGACCGCAGACCACCGACATGGACGAGGTCGGGGAGTGGCTGACCACCTACACCGCGGCCGGGATCGGGGGTGTGGTCGTTAAGCGGCTGGACGGCCGGTACGAGCCCGGCCGGCCCGGCTGGCGGAAGTTCCGGGTGCGCGCGGGCGACCGAGGCGATCATCGGCGGCCATCGGTTGCTGGATAG
- a CDS encoding class I SAM-dependent methyltransferase, with product MWDKTAPGYDKQIALFEKFWFAGGREWLGRRAHGRVLEVAIGTGRNLPHYPSDTSLTGIELSPAMLALARERAADLDRPVELREGDAEHLPFDDASFDTVVCALSLCTIPDPAAAIAEMYRVLVPGGTLLLVDHIASSWQPIRAAQWLLERMTIRAAGEHFTRRQLPLVQIAGFQIAETERLKAGTVERILARKPAARETDA from the coding sequence GTGTGGGACAAGACGGCACCCGGCTATGACAAGCAGATCGCCCTTTTCGAGAAGTTCTGGTTCGCCGGTGGACGCGAGTGGCTTGGCCGACGTGCTCACGGCCGCGTCCTCGAGGTCGCGATCGGCACCGGCCGCAACCTGCCCCATTACCCGTCCGACACGTCCCTCACCGGCATCGAGCTGAGCCCGGCGATGCTGGCCCTCGCCCGAGAGCGCGCCGCCGATCTCGACCGTCCGGTCGAGCTACGTGAAGGCGACGCCGAGCACCTGCCCTTCGACGACGCGTCGTTCGACACGGTGGTGTGTGCGCTGTCGCTGTGCACCATCCCCGACCCCGCTGCCGCGATCGCCGAGATGTACCGGGTCCTGGTACCAGGCGGCACGCTGCTGCTGGTGGACCACATCGCCAGCAGCTGGCAGCCGATCCGGGCAGCTCAGTGGCTGCTCGAACGCATGACGATCCGTGCGGCCGGGGAGCACTTCACCCGCCGTCAACTGCCCCTGGTCCAAATCGCCGGATTCCAAATCGCCGAGACCGAACGGCTCAAGGCCGGCACCGTCGAGCGCATCCTCGCCCGCAAACCGGCCGCACGCGAGACAGACGCATGA
- a CDS encoding TetR/AcrR family transcriptional regulator codes for MVDEKPQPVQRLPRAQRRDQILAAATEAFAHSGFAATGLDDIAAEAGITRVILYRHFDSKTDLYQAVLDRMCARLDANVEEPVGGFTDASVDGLLAAAIESPAGFRLLFQHALREPEFKERIEKFRADIAAAAYLQIAAVVPDRALARWAAQLAPVVAIEAIIAWLDAGQPEPAKAAARVRQAVVGVIGAAVASDVDCSLPHPARMEGIS; via the coding sequence GTGGTTGACGAGAAGCCGCAGCCGGTACAGCGCCTGCCCCGCGCGCAGCGTCGCGACCAGATCCTGGCCGCCGCGACGGAGGCGTTCGCCCATAGCGGTTTCGCGGCGACGGGCCTGGATGACATCGCCGCCGAAGCGGGGATCACACGCGTGATCCTTTACCGGCACTTCGACTCCAAGACCGACCTGTATCAGGCGGTCCTGGACCGGATGTGCGCGCGCTTGGATGCCAACGTCGAAGAGCCTGTCGGCGGGTTCACCGATGCCAGCGTCGACGGCCTGCTCGCAGCCGCGATCGAGTCGCCAGCGGGGTTCCGGCTGCTGTTCCAGCACGCGCTACGAGAGCCGGAGTTCAAGGAACGCATCGAGAAGTTCCGTGCCGACATCGCCGCCGCCGCGTACCTGCAGATCGCCGCGGTCGTCCCGGACCGAGCTCTCGCCCGGTGGGCGGCACAGCTGGCGCCGGTGGTGGCGATCGAGGCGATCATCGCCTGGCTCGACGCGGGACAACCCGAACCGGCAAAGGCGGCCGCCCGGGTACGCCAGGCGGTCGTGGGTGTCATCGGCGCGGCTGTCGCCTCCGACGTCGACTGTTCCCTCCCCCACCCCGCACGAATGGAAGGAATCTCATGA
- a CDS encoding M28 family peptidase, whose product MVSRRVRRALAATAAATLVGSLTLANPAQADPNNNSAKKLTKAVTLQGVLRHLDAFQSIADANGGNRGSGLPGYDASADYVAGLLEGAGYDVTRQPFDFNFFEEFGSTFSRSAPPPATNFVDGTDYDLMDFSGAGDVAGLVVPVDLALTPPRASTSGCEAGDFPAPVVGKIALVQRGTCPFGQKVANAEAAGAIGAIVMNQGNGDPVVNADRYALFGGTLGEPVGIPAVSVSYVLGEQFATTPGLTVRITADTTSEVRSTENIIAETRHGRGDNVVMAGAHLDSEPDTAGINDNGSGSAALLEVALQMAKVKPNNQVRFAWWGAEESNLVGSTFYVNSLSEEQIADLALYLNFDMVGSPNYVFGVYDGDDSAQSGSGPGPAGSAQVEDVFEAFFASRGLPTNAADFTGRSDYGPFIAVGIPAGGLFTGAEGLKTAEDVAKYGGVQGVQYDPCYHEPCDSLDPVTDGGNAALYAQLDGMYDLYGNVNTFAIDVNADAAATAVITFAYDTSAVNEMPRSPGKSHGAGKSKDAHGNALR is encoded by the coding sequence GTGGTGTCTCGCAGAGTCAGACGGGCGCTGGCCGCAACGGCGGCGGCGACCCTGGTGGGATCGTTGACGTTGGCCAACCCGGCTCAAGCCGATCCCAACAACAATTCGGCGAAGAAGCTCACGAAGGCGGTGACCCTGCAGGGGGTGCTCCGCCACCTCGACGCGTTCCAGTCGATCGCCGATGCCAACGGCGGCAACCGCGGCTCCGGCCTGCCGGGGTACGACGCGAGCGCCGACTACGTGGCCGGGCTGCTGGAAGGCGCCGGCTACGACGTGACCCGCCAGCCGTTCGATTTCAACTTCTTCGAGGAGTTCGGGTCGACCTTCAGCCGGTCGGCTCCGCCGCCGGCGACCAATTTCGTGGACGGCACCGACTATGACCTGATGGACTTCTCCGGTGCCGGTGACGTCGCCGGTCTTGTCGTGCCGGTTGACCTCGCCCTCACCCCGCCGCGTGCGTCCACGTCGGGATGCGAGGCGGGGGACTTCCCGGCGCCCGTGGTCGGCAAGATAGCGCTCGTGCAGCGCGGCACCTGCCCGTTCGGGCAGAAGGTGGCCAACGCCGAGGCCGCTGGCGCGATCGGCGCGATCGTCATGAACCAGGGCAACGGCGACCCGGTCGTCAACGCCGACCGCTACGCATTGTTCGGCGGCACGCTCGGCGAGCCGGTGGGCATTCCCGCGGTGTCGGTCTCCTACGTCCTCGGCGAGCAGTTCGCCACCACGCCGGGCCTCACCGTGCGGATCACCGCCGACACGACCTCCGAGGTTCGTTCGACGGAGAACATCATCGCCGAGACCAGGCACGGGCGCGGCGACAACGTGGTGATGGCCGGCGCGCACCTGGACTCCGAGCCGGACACCGCGGGCATCAACGACAACGGCAGCGGCAGTGCCGCGCTCCTCGAGGTCGCGCTGCAGATGGCGAAGGTCAAGCCCAACAACCAGGTCCGGTTCGCGTGGTGGGGCGCCGAGGAGTCCAACCTGGTCGGGTCGACGTTCTACGTCAACAGCCTCAGCGAGGAGCAGATCGCGGACCTCGCGCTCTACCTCAACTTCGACATGGTCGGCTCGCCGAACTACGTGTTCGGCGTCTACGACGGTGACGATTCGGCGCAGTCCGGCTCCGGTCCCGGCCCGGCCGGCTCCGCCCAGGTGGAGGACGTGTTCGAGGCGTTCTTCGCCAGCCGCGGGCTGCCCACCAACGCGGCCGACTTCACCGGCCGCTCTGACTACGGTCCGTTCATCGCCGTCGGCATCCCGGCCGGTGGACTGTTCACCGGCGCCGAAGGGCTCAAGACCGCCGAGGACGTGGCCAAGTACGGCGGGGTACAAGGTGTCCAGTACGACCCCTGCTACCACGAGCCGTGCGACAGCCTCGATCCGGTCACAGACGGCGGCAACGCCGCCCTCTACGCCCAACTCGACGGGATGTACGACCTCTACGGCAACGTCAACACGTTCGCGATCGACGTCAACGCCGACGCCGCCGCCACCGCGGTGATCACATTCGCGTACGACACCTCGGCCGTGAACGAGATGCCCCGCTCCCCGGGCAAGTCGCACGGCGCGGGCAAGAGCAAGGACGCCCACGGCAACGCCCTCCGCTAA
- a CDS encoding FAD-dependent monooxygenase, whose product MQQRYVDRMRSDALELLPPAAAELVTRSAQPYIQIVLDIAVRKMAFGRVALIGDAAFAARPHAAAGTAKAAADAWALADALSAEPDIPRALAAWEPARLALGNNLLSRVAEMGARSQFTNTWDPADPALHFGLYGPDQ is encoded by the coding sequence GTGCAGCAGCGGTACGTCGACCGGATGCGTTCCGACGCCTTGGAACTGCTGCCACCCGCGGCAGCCGAGCTGGTGACCCGGAGCGCGCAGCCGTACATCCAGATCGTTCTCGACATCGCGGTACGCAAGATGGCCTTCGGACGCGTGGCCTTAATCGGCGACGCTGCGTTCGCCGCGCGACCCCACGCAGCGGCCGGCACCGCCAAGGCGGCCGCCGACGCCTGGGCGCTCGCAGATGCGCTCTCTGCTGAGCCCGACATTCCGCGCGCGCTGGCCGCCTGGGAGCCGGCCCGGCTGGCGTTGGGCAACAACCTTCTCAGTCGAGTTGCCGAGATGGGTGCACGGTCGCAGTTCACGAACACCTGGGATCCGGCTGACCCAGCGCTGCATTTCGGCCTCTACGGCCCCGACCAGTAG
- a CDS encoding peptidase M23: MRNDGNPDHPRGLGGPAGRSDDTPSIEQPVGTSQPRLSTGWLRTRLGGLGNPFAARPGRTRMAVATGAVCCLGLVGVTFIGADPAGESLTPDQRAEIAQRAEADAASRGQARQPAAPVTETPTPESSPSTTTPAPKPKATSKPKPKPKPKRIVPVAGLDQAQMDNAKAIVRTGRDMGVPRRGLVIAVATAMQESNLYNYASGVLPESQDYPHQAIGWDHDSVGLFQQRPSTGWGSVRDLMKPEFATRQFLTALEAIPGWQDLPLTAAAQAVQVSAFGWLYAQHEWRATEVVNAILA, from the coding sequence ATGCGTAACGACGGCAATCCCGACCACCCGCGCGGCCTCGGCGGCCCGGCTGGCCGTTCGGACGATACCCCCTCCATCGAGCAGCCAGTCGGCACGTCCCAACCCCGACTCTCCACCGGTTGGCTGCGTACCCGCCTCGGCGGCCTCGGTAACCCCTTCGCCGCCCGACCCGGCCGGACCCGCATGGCGGTGGCCACCGGCGCCGTGTGCTGCCTCGGTCTCGTGGGCGTCACCTTCATCGGCGCCGACCCCGCCGGCGAGTCACTCACCCCCGACCAGCGCGCCGAGATTGCCCAGCGGGCCGAGGCCGACGCGGCCTCCCGCGGGCAGGCCCGCCAGCCCGCCGCCCCGGTCACCGAAACCCCCACCCCGGAGAGCTCCCCGTCGACGACAACGCCCGCGCCCAAGCCCAAGGCGACGTCGAAACCAAAGCCCAAGCCCAAGCCCAAGCGGATCGTCCCGGTCGCCGGGCTGGACCAGGCGCAGATGGACAACGCCAAGGCGATCGTGCGTACCGGCCGGGACATGGGTGTGCCGCGCCGGGGGCTGGTGATCGCGGTGGCCACCGCGATGCAGGAGAGCAACCTCTACAACTACGCCAGTGGCGTGCTGCCGGAATCGCAGGACTACCCGCACCAGGCGATCGGCTGGGACCACGACTCAGTCGGGCTCTTCCAGCAGCGGCCCAGCACCGGCTGGGGGAGCGTGCGGGACCTGATGAAGCCGGAGTTCGCGACCCGTCAGTTCCTCACCGCCCTGGAGGCGATCCCCGGCTGGCAGGACCTCCCGCTGACCGCCGCGGCCCAGGCGGTGCAGGTGTCGGCGTTCGGTTGGCTGTACGCCCAGCACGAGTGGCGGGCCACCGAGGTCGTGAACGCCATCCTCGCCTGA
- a CDS encoding DUF2267 domain-containing protein yields the protein MKYAEFIQSVSTRSKMSPTLAEPITRATLATLAERLSGGQARDLAVQLPEELRGDLRKPDEQAEPFELPEFFERVQQRAAVEFQTATDGVRAVLDTLRDAVSAKEYEDSIAQLPKEFWQLTGPAATRLEPRRIGT from the coding sequence GTGAAGTACGCGGAGTTCATCCAGTCGGTGTCGACGCGATCGAAGATGTCACCGACGCTGGCCGAGCCGATCACCCGTGCCACGCTCGCGACGTTGGCGGAGCGGCTCAGCGGCGGCCAGGCACGGGATCTCGCCGTGCAGCTCCCGGAGGAGCTGCGGGGAGACCTACGCAAGCCCGACGAACAGGCCGAACCGTTCGAGCTTCCCGAGTTCTTCGAGCGGGTGCAGCAACGCGCCGCGGTGGAGTTCCAGACGGCGACCGACGGGGTGCGCGCCGTGCTGGACACGCTGCGGGACGCGGTCAGCGCGAAGGAGTACGAGGACTCCATCGCCCAGTTGCCGAAGGAGTTCTGGCAGCTGACGGGGCCGGCGGCCACCCGGCTCGAACCCCGGCGGATTGGCACGTAG
- a CDS encoding transketolase has translation MEAERTLRAEELTRLGELAAQLRVDAIRCSTRAGSGHPTSSLSAADLLAVLISRHLRYQWTDPRGRTNDHLIFSKGHASPLLYAVFKAVGAITDQELIETYRQFGSRLQGHPTPALPWVDVATGSLGQGLPVGVGIALAGRYLDHLPFHVWALCGDSEMAEGSIWEALDKAGHYGLRNLTAIVDINRLGQRGPTELEWDLDTYRRRVEAFGCQALVIDGHDLAAIDEAFGRARQATGPTVVLARTVKGKGVPEVENQPGWHGKPLKPDMAERAVEALGGVRQIRVTGPQPESAPPGGAPVGEPPTLPRYDKGAKVATRNAYGDALRALGSRPDVVALDGEVSDSTRADKFGEAYPDRFFEMFISEQQLVAAAVGLQVRGYRPFAATFAAFFSRAYDFVRMAGISRADIALSGSHCGVEIGEDGPSQMGLEDLAAMRAVQGSTVLYPSDAVSCAALVAQMVDRKGVNYLRTTRGKYPVLYDNEDAFPVGGSKLLRGGDDDDVALIGAGVTVHNCLAAADELAREGIKARVIDLYSVKPLDRDRLLDAVRATGGRLLVVEDHYPEGGVGSAVLESLADLAEPVRVKHLAVRGLPTSGTPTQLMDQAGIGVSAIVAAARAAEAPGQ, from the coding sequence ATGGAAGCAGAGCGCACCCTACGCGCGGAGGAGCTCACCCGACTGGGTGAGCTCGCCGCCCAGCTCCGGGTGGACGCGATCCGGTGCAGCACCAGGGCGGGATCGGGGCATCCGACCTCGAGTCTGTCCGCCGCGGACCTGCTCGCGGTGCTGATCTCCCGGCACCTGCGTTACCAGTGGACGGACCCGCGCGGTCGGACCAACGACCACCTGATCTTCTCCAAGGGCCACGCCTCGCCGCTGCTGTATGCGGTCTTCAAGGCGGTGGGCGCGATCACCGATCAGGAGTTGATCGAGACCTACCGCCAGTTCGGGTCGCGCCTGCAGGGACACCCCACGCCGGCCCTGCCCTGGGTCGACGTGGCCACCGGGTCGCTCGGTCAGGGACTGCCCGTCGGGGTCGGGATCGCGCTCGCCGGCCGGTACCTCGACCACCTGCCGTTCCACGTGTGGGCGCTGTGCGGCGACAGCGAGATGGCCGAGGGCTCCATCTGGGAGGCGCTGGACAAGGCCGGCCACTACGGACTGCGCAACCTCACCGCGATCGTCGACATCAACCGGCTCGGGCAGCGGGGTCCGACCGAGTTGGAATGGGACCTGGACACCTACCGCCGCCGGGTCGAGGCGTTCGGCTGCCAGGCGCTCGTCATCGACGGCCACGACCTGGCCGCGATCGACGAGGCGTTCGGCCGGGCGCGGCAGGCGACGGGTCCGACCGTGGTGCTCGCCCGGACGGTCAAGGGCAAGGGGGTGCCGGAGGTCGAGAACCAGCCCGGGTGGCACGGCAAGCCGCTGAAACCCGACATGGCCGAGCGGGCCGTGGAGGCTCTCGGCGGGGTACGCCAGATCCGCGTCACCGGGCCGCAACCCGAGTCCGCCCCGCCCGGTGGTGCCCCCGTCGGCGAGCCGCCCACGCTGCCGCGGTACGACAAGGGGGCGAAGGTGGCCACCCGGAACGCGTACGGTGACGCGCTGCGCGCGCTGGGCTCGCGGCCGGACGTGGTCGCCCTAGACGGTGAGGTCAGCGACTCCACCCGCGCCGACAAGTTCGGCGAGGCGTATCCCGACCGGTTCTTCGAGATGTTCATCTCCGAACAGCAACTGGTCGCCGCTGCGGTCGGGCTGCAGGTACGCGGCTATCGGCCCTTCGCCGCGACCTTCGCGGCGTTCTTCTCCCGCGCCTACGACTTCGTGCGGATGGCCGGCATCTCCCGGGCCGACATCGCCCTGTCCGGGTCGCACTGCGGGGTGGAGATCGGGGAGGACGGTCCCTCGCAGATGGGGCTGGAGGACCTGGCGGCCATGCGCGCCGTGCAGGGGTCGACGGTGCTGTATCCCAGCGACGCCGTGTCCTGCGCGGCCCTCGTCGCGCAGATGGTCGACCGCAAGGGCGTCAACTACCTGCGCACCACCCGAGGCAAGTACCCGGTGCTCTACGACAACGAGGACGCCTTCCCGGTCGGCGGCAGCAAACTGCTCCGCGGCGGCGACGACGACGACGTCGCGCTGATCGGCGCCGGGGTGACGGTGCACAACTGCCTCGCCGCCGCCGACGAGCTGGCGCGCGAGGGGATCAAGGCCCGGGTCATCGACCTGTATTCGGTCAAGCCGCTGGACCGGGACCGGTTGCTCGACGCCGTCCGGGCCACCGGCGGTCGGCTGCTGGTGGTCGAGGATCACTACCCGGAGGGTGGCGTGGGGTCGGCGGTCCTCGAGTCCCTGGCCGACCTCGCCGAGCCGGTGCGGGTGAAGCACCTGGCGGTACGGGGCCTCCCCACCTCCGGTACCCCGACCCAGCTGATGGACCAGGCCGGGATCGGGGTGAGCGCCATCGTTGCGGCGGCACGCGCCGCGGAGGCCCCCGGCCAATGA
- a CDS encoding DUF6603 domain-containing protein, producing the protein MSGNASTLELIARHLTLALRPLQQAVSGPDAFKQFMLRLGWGVTSLPPEYTALGARVEAALQTLEALADEPSPEEVLALLGQVKDVYDAIQSLSVAPAGVDAATFLAEIGERLFELLWTEYLAASLPAAYNLFQAMDVIQLESVPSGSGRSAFMRAHFRWDRIPQIAADPLSLIKGVYGWGASDLNYIRILEHSAELLVAFRLPAALRNAEEELTREYSGIFDDPLHGTNVVLRLPFYYLTIAGTRREFAFVMRELPAAGASLPGLVIEPDVPSELPLTLRLAQDLDLKIRAGSDIASRFGILVRPDGISVKYPFMPGQELPRAGFGLSFDFHPPSSVLLLGSAGATRLEVSGAEAGLQANYLSGQLELIMAADVRGLALVLAAGEGDSFVRDLLGDGEKRVDIPLGVEWSSTRGLRFKGGGGFEVELPSHLELGPILVEAVQIRLYLPPDAGPRLRTRLGANLTGQLGPLTATVQGIGIQLELLFEDGNAGPFDVGVGLQSPDGVGLAISGGGFTGGGFLRFDVEKGEYSGLLELEFQGTLALKAVGLLNTILPGGQPGFSLIVIITAEFPPVQLGFGFTLTGVGGLLGFNRSVMVERLRSGLRDGTLDSILFPEDVVANANRILSDMRQVFPPTPGRFVLGPMARIEWGTPTLITIDLGLIVELPNPVRLLILGIVRMVLPDEKARILQLQVNFLGVIDFEAGTLAFDASIFDSRLLTFPLSGDMAVRLKWFGDANFLLTVGGFHPLYQPPPLDLPQIRRITLQLLDADNPRLTLETYFALTSNTVQFGARLELYAAAGSFSIYGFLSFDVLFQFNPFYFIADIGAMLALRAGSSTIASISLAFTLEGPTPWHAHGKATLKICWFLSITVRFDRTWGEQRDTRLDAIAVLPLLRAALSDPGNWQASLAPDKNLMVTLKQIDPGGPPVVSPAGVLTISQKVVPLNVEVQKFGAQTPADATRFRIQEVTVGPAGDAASLGTAAAREDFAPAQFFERSDTQKLTGKSFEKYDAGVRIQASEELKSDYAALRLVEYELFYKDDQRALAPWFDLFQVEPLSFEAWSVGGAVARSPLSHARKAKPADAPGEVNLRQEEFAVVFARDLSPVPTAAFHASEAAANALLEQMLRQQPGLANEILVVPAFEVNRS; encoded by the coding sequence ATGAGCGGCAACGCCAGCACCCTCGAGCTGATCGCCCGCCACCTGACCCTGGCGCTCAGGCCGCTTCAGCAGGCGGTCTCCGGCCCCGACGCCTTCAAGCAGTTCATGCTGCGGCTGGGCTGGGGGGTCACGTCCCTGCCGCCCGAATACACCGCCCTGGGCGCGCGGGTCGAAGCGGCCCTGCAGACCCTGGAGGCCCTGGCCGACGAGCCCTCCCCCGAGGAGGTGCTGGCGCTGTTGGGCCAGGTCAAAGATGTGTACGACGCGATCCAGTCCCTCTCGGTCGCGCCGGCCGGGGTCGACGCCGCGACGTTCCTGGCCGAGATCGGCGAGCGACTGTTCGAGTTGCTGTGGACGGAGTACCTGGCCGCCAGCCTCCCTGCGGCTTACAACCTGTTCCAGGCCATGGACGTGATCCAGCTTGAAAGCGTCCCCTCGGGCTCGGGCCGTTCGGCCTTCATGCGGGCCCATTTCAGATGGGACCGGATCCCGCAGATCGCCGCCGATCCGCTCTCGCTGATCAAGGGCGTCTACGGCTGGGGCGCCTCCGACTTGAACTACATCCGCATCCTCGAGCACTCGGCCGAGTTGCTGGTCGCCTTCCGCCTGCCGGCCGCTCTGCGCAATGCCGAGGAGGAGCTGACCCGCGAGTACAGCGGCATCTTCGACGACCCGCTCCATGGGACGAACGTCGTGTTGCGGCTCCCCTTCTACTACCTCACAATCGCCGGGACCCGCCGGGAATTTGCCTTCGTCATGCGGGAGCTTCCGGCCGCGGGGGCCAGCCTGCCGGGCCTGGTGATCGAGCCGGACGTGCCCTCCGAGCTGCCGCTGACCCTGCGGCTGGCCCAGGACCTGGACCTGAAGATCCGCGCCGGCAGCGACATCGCCTCCCGCTTTGGCATCCTGGTCCGCCCGGACGGGATCAGCGTCAAGTACCCCTTCATGCCGGGGCAGGAGCTTCCGCGCGCCGGCTTCGGCCTCTCCTTCGATTTCCACCCTCCGAGCAGCGTTCTCCTGCTGGGCTCGGCGGGCGCCACCCGCCTCGAGGTGTCGGGCGCGGAGGCGGGCCTGCAGGCGAACTACCTCTCGGGTCAGCTTGAGCTGATCATGGCAGCAGACGTACGCGGCCTGGCGCTGGTGCTGGCGGCCGGCGAAGGGGACAGCTTCGTACGCGACCTGCTGGGGGACGGCGAGAAGCGGGTGGACATCCCGCTCGGCGTGGAGTGGTCGAGCACCCGCGGCCTCCGCTTCAAGGGCGGGGGCGGATTCGAGGTCGAGCTTCCCTCTCACCTGGAGCTCGGCCCGATCCTGGTCGAAGCCGTGCAGATCCGGCTCTACCTTCCGCCCGACGCCGGGCCGCGCCTGCGGACCCGGCTCGGCGCCAACCTGACCGGCCAGCTCGGGCCGCTGACTGCCACCGTCCAGGGCATCGGCATCCAGTTGGAACTGCTCTTTGAGGACGGTAACGCCGGCCCATTTGACGTGGGGGTCGGCCTCCAATCGCCCGACGGAGTGGGGCTGGCGATCAGCGGCGGCGGGTTCACCGGCGGCGGCTTCCTCCGGTTCGACGTCGAGAAGGGCGAGTACTCCGGGCTGCTCGAGCTGGAATTCCAGGGCACCCTGGCGCTCAAGGCAGTCGGCCTGCTGAACACCATCCTGCCTGGCGGCCAGCCCGGCTTCTCGCTCATTGTCATCATCACGGCCGAGTTCCCACCCGTCCAGCTCGGCTTCGGGTTCACGCTGACGGGAGTGGGCGGGCTGCTGGGGTTCAACCGCTCAGTAATGGTCGAGCGCCTCCGCAGCGGGTTGCGGGACGGCACCCTCGACTCGATCCTGTTCCCCGAGGACGTGGTCGCCAACGCCAACCGCATCCTGTCGGACATGCGGCAGGTCTTCCCCCCCACGCCCGGCCGGTTCGTCCTCGGCCCGATGGCGCGCATCGAGTGGGGCACGCCCACCCTGATCACGATCGACCTGGGGCTGATCGTCGAGCTGCCCAACCCGGTCCGTTTGCTGATCCTCGGCATCGTGCGCATGGTCCTCCCCGACGAGAAGGCCCGCATCCTCCAGCTGCAGGTCAACTTCCTGGGCGTGATCGACTTCGAGGCCGGGACACTCGCCTTCGACGCGTCGATCTTCGATTCACGCCTGCTGACCTTCCCCCTGTCCGGCGACATGGCGGTGCGCCTGAAGTGGTTCGGGGACGCCAACTTCCTGCTCACGGTGGGCGGCTTCCACCCGCTCTATCAGCCCCCGCCCCTCGACCTGCCCCAGATTCGGCGCATCACCCTGCAGCTGCTTGACGCCGACAACCCGCGCCTCACCCTGGAGACGTATTTCGCCCTGACCTCGAACACCGTCCAGTTCGGTGCCCGGCTGGAGTTGTACGCCGCGGCTGGCTCGTTCAGCATCTACGGCTTCCTGTCGTTCGACGTCCTGTTCCAGTTCAACCCCTTCTACTTCATCGCCGACATCGGCGCCATGCTGGCGCTGCGGGCGGGCTCCTCCACCATCGCCTCCATCTCGCTCGCGTTCACCCTGGAAGGGCCCACCCCTTGGCACGCCCACGGCAAGGCGACCCTGAAGATCTGTTGGTTCCTCTCCATCACGGTGCGCTTCGACCGCACCTGGGGCGAACAGCGCGACACGCGGCTCGACGCCATCGCCGTATTGCCACTGCTGCGGGCCGCCCTGTCCGACCCGGGCAACTGGCAGGCGTCGCTGGCGCCCGACAAGAACCTGATGGTGACCCTCAAGCAGATCGATCCGGGCGGCCCCCCGGTGGTCTCGCCAGCCGGCGTGCTGACGATCTCGCAGAAGGTCGTCCCCCTCAACGTCGAGGTCCAGAAGTTCGGGGCACAGACGCCAGCCGACGCCACCCGCTTCCGCATCCAGGAAGTGACCGTCGGACCGGCGGGCGACGCGGCGTCGCTGGGGACGGCGGCGGCCAGAGAAGACTTTGCCCCGGCTCAGTTCTTCGAGCGTTCGGATACCCAGAAGCTGACCGGCAAGTCGTTCGAGAAATACGACGCCGGGGTCCGCATCCAGGCCTCTGAGGAACTGAAATCGGACTACGCGGCGCTCCGACTGGTGGAGTACGAGCTGTTCTACAAGGACGACCAGCGCGCCCTGGCGCCGTGGTTCGACCTGTTCCAGGTCGAACCGCTGTCATTCGAGGCCTGGTCGGTGGGTGGCGCCGTGGCCAGGTCGCCCCTCTCGCATGCCAGGAAGGCCAAGCCCGCCGACGCCCCCGGCGAAGTCAATCTCCGGCAGGAAGAGTTCGCGGTGGTCTTCGCGCGTGACCTGAGCCCGGTGCCCACCGCAGCTTTCCACGCTTCCGAGGCCGCGGCGAATGCCCTGCTGGAGCAGATGCTGCGCCAGCAGCCGGGCCTGGCCAACGAGATCCTGGTCGTCCCCGCCTTCGAGGTGAACCGGTCATGA